From Streptomyces cyaneogriseus subsp. noncyanogenus, the proteins below share one genomic window:
- a CDS encoding ABC transporter ATP-binding protein: protein MTTQQGWARRLAGYAWRHPKDVVLALGSSLAGMAVMALVPLITKVIIDDVIGDHTRSMATWAGLLIVAALAVYVFTYIRRYYGGRLALDVQHDLRTEMYATIMRLDGRRQDELSTGQVVGRATSDLQLIQSLLFMLPMTIGNVLLFLISLVIMAWLSPPLTLVALAVAPALWWIAKRSRTRLHPATWYAQAQAAAVAGVVDGAVGGVRVVKGFGQEEQETGKLREVGRRLFAGRLRTIRLNARYTPALQAVPALGQVAMLALGGWLAVHGHITLGTFVAFSTYLAQLVGPVRMLAMVLTVGQQARAGTERVLELIDTEPTMQDGTKELPADAPATVEFDDVSFGYDTASGKTGPVLDGLSFEIRPGETLAVVGASGSGKSTVSLLLPRFYDVTRGAVLIGGHDVRELTLDSLRSAIGLVPEDSFLFSDTVRNNIAYGRPGATDEQIRAAARAAQADRFITELPDGYDTTVGEHGLTLSGGQRQRIALARAILTDPRLLVLDDATSAVDARVEHEIHEALKEVMRGRTTLLIAHRRSTLNLADRIAVLDGGRLADLGTHEELQERCALYRRLLTDPDELGGVSPGHAQPAARHEDISVREELDAEYDAERGITPRLWAGEREPRDAARAGSPATPELLALVDALPPATDTPDVDEARAVRPEESYGLRRLLRGFGLPLLVSLGLVALDAGMGLLLPVLIRHGIDDGVTRLALGAVWAASLLALLAVLAQWAAQSGEIRMTGRTGERILYALRLKIFAQLQRLGLDYYERELTGRIMTRMTTDVDALSTFLQTGLVTAFVSVVTFFGIMVALLVLDVQLALVVFATLPPLILATYFFRRASVKAYELARERVSAVNADLQESVSGLRIVQAFRRERDGGRRFAERSDSYRRARIRGQWLISVYFPFVQFLSSAAAAAVLIAGGTRVDDGTLTTGALVAYLLYIDLFFAPVQQLSQVFDGYQQASVSLGRIQELLREPTSTRAAEQARPVRSLRGEIAFEGVRFRYGGEEEALGGIDLRIPAGQTVAFVGETGAGKSTLVKLVARFYDPTEGRVTVDGTDLRELDLTSYRHRLGVVPQEAYLFPGTVRDAIAYGRPDATDAEVEAAARAVGAHEMIATLEGGYLHEVAERGRNLSAGQRQLIALARAELVDPDVLLLDEATAALDLATEAQVNQATDRVAGRRTTLVVAHRLTTAARADRVVVMDHGRVVEDGTHEELLARDGRYAHLWRTFTGASEPEEPVAASR, encoded by the coding sequence GTGACAACGCAGCAGGGCTGGGCGCGACGGCTGGCGGGATACGCCTGGCGCCACCCCAAGGACGTCGTCCTCGCCCTCGGCTCCTCCCTCGCCGGCATGGCCGTCATGGCGCTGGTCCCGCTGATCACCAAGGTGATCATCGACGACGTGATCGGCGATCACACCAGGTCCATGGCCACCTGGGCCGGGCTCCTCATCGTCGCCGCGCTCGCCGTCTACGTCTTCACCTACATCCGCCGGTACTACGGCGGCCGGCTCGCCCTCGACGTCCAGCACGACCTGCGGACCGAGATGTACGCGACCATCATGCGGCTGGACGGGCGGCGGCAGGACGAGCTGTCCACCGGCCAGGTCGTGGGGCGGGCCACCAGCGACCTCCAGCTCATCCAGAGCCTGCTGTTCATGCTCCCCATGACCATCGGGAACGTCCTGCTGTTCCTGATCTCCCTGGTCATCATGGCGTGGCTGTCGCCGCCGCTCACCCTGGTCGCCCTGGCGGTGGCGCCCGCCCTGTGGTGGATCGCCAAGCGCAGCCGCACCCGGCTCCACCCCGCCACCTGGTACGCCCAGGCACAGGCCGCCGCCGTCGCCGGCGTGGTCGACGGCGCCGTCGGCGGCGTACGGGTGGTGAAAGGCTTCGGCCAGGAGGAGCAGGAGACCGGGAAGCTCCGGGAGGTCGGGCGGCGGCTGTTCGCCGGACGGCTGCGGACCATCCGGCTGAACGCCCGCTACACCCCCGCCCTCCAGGCCGTACCCGCCCTCGGACAGGTCGCCATGCTGGCGCTCGGCGGCTGGCTCGCGGTGCACGGGCACATCACCCTCGGCACGTTCGTCGCCTTCTCCACCTACCTCGCCCAGCTCGTCGGCCCGGTACGCATGCTCGCCATGGTCCTCACCGTCGGCCAGCAGGCCCGCGCGGGCACCGAGCGCGTCCTGGAGCTGATCGACACCGAGCCGACGATGCAGGACGGCACCAAGGAACTGCCCGCCGACGCTCCGGCCACCGTCGAGTTCGACGACGTGTCGTTCGGCTACGACACCGCCTCCGGGAAGACCGGCCCCGTCCTCGACGGGCTCTCCTTCGAGATCCGCCCCGGCGAGACCCTCGCCGTCGTCGGCGCCTCCGGCTCCGGCAAGTCCACGGTCTCCCTGCTGCTGCCGCGCTTCTACGACGTCACGCGCGGCGCCGTCCTCATCGGCGGCCACGACGTGCGCGAACTGACCCTGGACTCGCTGCGGTCCGCCATCGGGCTGGTGCCCGAGGACTCGTTCCTCTTCTCCGACACCGTCCGCAACAACATCGCGTACGGCCGCCCCGGCGCCACCGACGAGCAGATCCGGGCCGCCGCGCGGGCCGCGCAGGCCGACCGGTTCATCACCGAGCTGCCCGACGGCTACGACACCACCGTCGGCGAACACGGCCTGACCCTCTCCGGCGGCCAGCGCCAGCGCATCGCCCTGGCCCGCGCCATCCTCACCGACCCCCGGCTGCTGGTCCTGGACGACGCCACCTCCGCCGTCGACGCCCGCGTCGAGCACGAGATCCACGAGGCGCTGAAGGAGGTCATGCGGGGCCGGACGACCCTGCTGATCGCCCATCGCCGCTCCACCCTGAACCTCGCCGACCGCATCGCCGTCCTCGACGGCGGCCGCCTCGCCGACCTCGGCACCCACGAGGAGCTCCAGGAGCGCTGCGCCCTGTACCGGCGCCTGCTCACCGACCCCGACGAGCTGGGCGGCGTCTCGCCGGGGCACGCCCAGCCCGCCGCACGGCACGAGGACATTTCCGTACGGGAGGAGCTGGACGCCGAGTACGACGCCGAGCGCGGCATCACCCCCCGGCTCTGGGCGGGGGAGCGGGAGCCCCGCGACGCGGCCCGCGCGGGCAGTCCGGCCACCCCCGAGCTGCTCGCCCTGGTCGATGCACTGCCCCCGGCGACCGACACCCCGGACGTCGACGAGGCACGCGCGGTACGCCCCGAGGAGTCGTACGGCCTGCGCCGCCTGCTGCGCGGCTTCGGGCTGCCGCTGCTGGTGAGCCTGGGCCTGGTCGCCCTCGACGCGGGGATGGGCCTGCTGCTGCCCGTGCTGATCCGGCACGGCATCGACGACGGTGTCACACGGCTCGCGCTCGGCGCGGTCTGGGCGGCGTCGCTGCTGGCGCTGCTCGCCGTGCTCGCCCAGTGGGCGGCGCAGAGCGGCGAGATCCGGATGACCGGACGGACCGGCGAGCGGATCCTGTACGCGCTGCGGCTGAAGATCTTCGCGCAGCTCCAGCGGCTCGGGCTCGACTACTACGAGCGGGAGCTGACCGGGCGGATCATGACGCGCATGACCACCGACGTCGACGCGCTGTCGACGTTCCTCCAGACCGGTCTGGTCACCGCGTTCGTGTCGGTCGTCACCTTCTTCGGCATCATGGTCGCCCTGCTCGTCCTCGATGTGCAGCTCGCCCTGGTCGTCTTCGCGACGCTGCCGCCGCTGATCCTCGCCACGTACTTCTTCCGCCGGGCGAGCGTGAAGGCGTACGAGCTCGCGCGGGAACGCGTGTCCGCCGTCAACGCCGACCTCCAGGAGTCGGTGTCGGGTCTGCGGATCGTGCAGGCGTTCCGCCGCGAGCGGGACGGCGGGCGGCGGTTCGCCGAGCGCAGCGACAGCTACCGCCGGGCCCGCATCCGGGGGCAGTGGCTGATCTCCGTGTACTTCCCCTTCGTGCAGTTCCTGTCCTCGGCCGCGGCCGCCGCCGTGCTGATCGCGGGCGGCACCCGGGTCGACGACGGCACGCTCACGACGGGTGCGCTGGTGGCGTACCTGCTCTACATCGACCTGTTCTTCGCGCCCGTGCAGCAGCTCTCCCAGGTCTTCGACGGCTACCAGCAGGCGTCCGTCTCGCTCGGCCGGATCCAGGAACTGCTGCGGGAGCCCACCTCCACCCGGGCGGCGGAGCAGGCCCGGCCGGTCCGATCCCTGCGGGGGGAGATCGCCTTCGAGGGCGTGCGCTTCCGCTACGGCGGCGAGGAGGAGGCGCTCGGCGGCATCGACCTGCGCATCCCGGCCGGACAGACGGTCGCCTTCGTCGGCGAGACCGGTGCCGGCAAGTCGACCCTGGTGAAGCTGGTGGCCCGCTTCTACGACCCGACCGAGGGCCGGGTCACCGTCGACGGCACCGATCTGCGCGAACTCGACCTGACCTCCTACCGGCACCGCCTGGGCGTGGTCCCGCAGGAGGCGTACCTCTTCCCGGGCACCGTGCGCGACGCCATCGCCTACGGCCGCCCCGACGCCACCGACGCCGAGGTGGAGGCCGCCGCGCGCGCGGTCGGCGCCCACGAGATGATCGCCACGCTGGAGGGCGGCTACCTCCACGAGGTCGCCGAACGCGGCCGCAACCTCTCCGCCGGGCAGCGCCAGCTCATCGCGCTGGCCCGCGCGGAACTGGTCGACCCGGACGTCCTGCTCCTGGACGAGGCGACCGCCGCGCTGGACCTGGCCACCGAGGCCCAGGTCAACCAGGCCACCGACCGCGTCGCGGGCCGCCGTACCACCCTGGTGGTCGCCCACCGCCTGACCACCGCCGCCCGCGCGGACCGGGTCGTCGTCATGGACCACGGACGCGTCGTGGAGGACGGCACCCACGAGGAACTCCTGGCCCGCGACGGGCGGTACGCGCATCTGTGGCGCACCTTCACCGGCGCGAGCGAGCCGGAGGAGCCGGTCGCCGCGAGCCGGTGA
- a CDS encoding S28 family serine protease — protein sequence MRKALRWLLALVVLIGTVGTAGAATAAQPEATDIKDRLLAVPGMSLIEEKPYPGYRFFVLYYTQPVDHRDPSKGTFRQRVTVLHKDVSRPTVFYTGGYNVSTTPSRREPTQIVDGNQISMEYRFFTPSRPDPADWTKLDIWQAASDQHRIFEALKPIYTENWISTGGSKGGMTATYYERFYPRDMDGVVAYVAPNDVVNKEDSAYDRFFATVGTKECRDRLNGVQREALVRREPLKEKYAAFAADNGYTFDTVGSLDRAYEAVVLDYVWGFWQYSTLKECDAIPADAPNATDEEIWDSVDTISGFSAYTDQGLSTYTPYYYQAGTQLGAPTIRFPHIEKRYIRYGYQPPRNYVPRSIPMTFQPSAMRDIDTWVRHNAHHMLFVYGGNDPWGAEPFRLGRGARDSYVFTAPGMNHGANVAGLVPEQKALATARILQWAGVASPAVQEDPAAARPLAAFDARLDRRTAEREPALRP from the coding sequence ATGCGCAAGGCGCTCAGATGGCTGCTGGCGCTGGTGGTGCTCATAGGCACCGTCGGCACGGCCGGTGCGGCCACCGCCGCTCAGCCGGAGGCCACCGACATCAAGGACAGGCTGCTCGCGGTACCGGGCATGAGCCTGATCGAGGAGAAGCCGTACCCCGGCTACCGCTTCTTCGTCCTCTACTACACCCAGCCGGTCGACCACCGCGACCCGTCCAAGGGCACCTTCCGGCAGCGCGTCACCGTGCTGCACAAGGACGTCAGCCGCCCGACGGTCTTCTACACCGGCGGCTACAACGTCTCCACCACACCCAGCCGCCGCGAGCCCACACAGATCGTCGACGGCAACCAGATCTCCATGGAGTATCGGTTCTTCACGCCGTCCAGGCCCGACCCGGCCGACTGGACCAAGCTGGACATCTGGCAGGCGGCCAGCGACCAGCACCGCATCTTCGAGGCCCTGAAGCCGATCTACACCGAGAACTGGATCTCCACCGGCGGTTCGAAGGGGGGTATGACCGCCACGTACTACGAGCGGTTCTACCCGCGCGACATGGACGGCGTGGTCGCCTACGTCGCCCCCAACGACGTGGTGAACAAGGAGGACTCGGCCTACGACCGCTTCTTCGCCACCGTCGGCACCAAGGAGTGCCGCGACCGTCTGAACGGGGTGCAGCGCGAGGCGCTGGTGCGCCGCGAGCCGCTGAAGGAGAAGTACGCGGCGTTCGCGGCCGACAACGGCTACACCTTCGACACCGTCGGCAGCCTGGACCGGGCCTACGAGGCGGTCGTCCTGGACTACGTCTGGGGCTTCTGGCAGTACAGCACCCTGAAGGAGTGCGACGCGATCCCGGCCGACGCGCCGAACGCCACCGACGAGGAGATCTGGGACTCCGTCGACACGATCTCCGGCTTCTCCGCCTACACCGACCAGGGGCTCAGCACCTACACCCCGTACTACTACCAGGCGGGCACACAACTGGGCGCGCCCACGATCCGGTTCCCGCACATCGAGAAGCGGTACATCCGCTACGGCTACCAGCCGCCGCGCAATTACGTGCCCCGCTCGATCCCGATGACGTTCCAGCCGTCGGCGATGCGCGACATCGACACCTGGGTGCGGCACAACGCCCACCACATGCTGTTCGTGTACGGCGGGAACGACCCGTGGGGCGCCGAGCCGTTCCGCCTCGGCCGAGGAGCGCGTGACTCCTACGTCTTCACGGCCCCCGGCATGAACCACGGCGCCAACGTCGCCGGGCTGGTCCCCGAGCAGAAGGCCCTGGCCACCGCCCGCATCCTCCAGTGGGCGGGTGTGGCCTCCCCGGCGGTCCAGGAGGACCCGGCGGCGGCCCGGCCGCTGGCCGCGTTCGACGCCCGGCTCGACCGGCGGACCGCGGAGCGCGAACCGGCCCTGCGTCCGTAG
- a CDS encoding glycoside hydrolase family 3 protein encodes MPDSSTGSSAQPSRRTLLAATAGVTAALAASGTASARTARTGDDALRALLSRMTLEEKVGQLFVTRVYGHSATAPDQADIDANLKEIGVRTAAELIARYRVGGIIYFAWAHNTRDPHQIAVLSDGIQKASLELPRGLPVLVSTDQEHGIVARVGEPATLFPGAMAVGAGGSRSDARTLGRIAGAELRALGIRQDYAPVADVNVNPANPVIGVRSFGSDPRAVAELVAAEVTGYQRAGVAACAKHFPGHGDTAVDSHTGFPVITHTRAQWEELDAPPFRAAIEAGIDSIMTAHLMFPALDASGDPATLSRPILTGILREELGYDGVVVTDSLGMEGVRTKYGDERVPVLALKAGVDQLLNPPRLDLAWNAVLKAVQEGELTEARLDESILRILRLKARLGLFREPYTDPDGVDRVVGTRAHLAAADRIAERTTTLLVNEGDLLPLSRRRTPKLLVVGADPASPSGTTGPPTAVLAGALTELGFTATALSTGTSPSTSTVARAVAAAREADAVVVGTYNVTASSTQKTLVRELLATGKPVVAVAVRNPYDVAHLPDVPAFLAAYSWTDVELRAAARVIAGRAAPRGRLPVPVMRAGDPASVLYPVGHGLRYRR; translated from the coding sequence GTGCCCGACAGCAGCACGGGAAGCAGCGCACAGCCCTCCAGACGCACCCTCCTCGCCGCCACCGCCGGTGTCACCGCGGCCCTGGCGGCCTCCGGCACCGCCTCCGCCCGGACCGCCCGGACCGGCGACGACGCACTCCGTGCCCTCCTCTCCCGCATGACCCTGGAGGAGAAGGTCGGCCAGCTCTTCGTGACGCGGGTCTACGGCCACTCCGCCACCGCCCCCGACCAGGCCGACATCGACGCCAACCTCAAGGAGATCGGCGTCCGCACCGCCGCCGAGCTGATCGCCCGGTACCGCGTGGGCGGCATCATCTACTTCGCCTGGGCGCACAACACCCGCGACCCGCATCAGATCGCCGTCCTCTCCGACGGCATCCAGAAGGCCTCCCTGGAGCTGCCGCGCGGCCTGCCCGTGCTCGTCTCCACCGACCAGGAACACGGCATAGTGGCCCGGGTGGGCGAACCGGCCACGCTGTTCCCGGGGGCCATGGCGGTCGGCGCGGGCGGCTCGCGCTCCGACGCGCGCACCCTGGGGCGGATCGCCGGCGCCGAGCTGCGCGCCCTGGGCATCCGGCAGGACTACGCGCCCGTGGCCGACGTGAACGTCAACCCCGCCAACCCGGTGATCGGCGTGCGCTCCTTCGGCTCCGACCCGCGGGCGGTGGCGGAGCTGGTGGCCGCCGAGGTCACCGGCTACCAGCGCGCGGGGGTCGCCGCGTGCGCCAAGCACTTCCCCGGACACGGCGACACCGCCGTCGACAGCCACACCGGCTTCCCGGTCATCACGCACACCCGCGCCCAGTGGGAGGAGCTGGACGCGCCGCCGTTCCGCGCCGCGATCGAGGCAGGCATCGACTCGATCATGACCGCGCACCTGATGTTCCCGGCGCTCGACGCCTCCGGCGACCCGGCCACCCTCTCCCGTCCCATCCTCACCGGCATCCTGCGCGAGGAGCTCGGCTACGACGGGGTCGTCGTCACCGACTCCCTCGGCATGGAGGGCGTGCGGACCAAGTACGGCGACGAGCGGGTCCCGGTGCTCGCGCTGAAGGCGGGCGTGGACCAACTGCTCAACCCGCCCCGCCTGGACCTGGCCTGGAACGCCGTCCTGAAGGCCGTCCAGGAGGGCGAGCTGACCGAAGCCCGACTGGACGAATCGATTCTGCGCATCCTGCGGCTGAAGGCGAGGCTCGGGCTGTTCCGCGAGCCGTACACCGACCCGGACGGCGTGGACCGGGTGGTCGGCACCCGGGCCCACCTTGCCGCGGCCGACCGGATCGCCGAGCGGACCACCACCCTGCTCGTCAACGAGGGAGACCTGCTGCCGCTGTCCCGGCGGCGGACACCGAAGCTGCTCGTCGTCGGCGCCGACCCCGCCTCGCCGTCCGGCACGACCGGCCCGCCCACCGCCGTGCTCGCCGGGGCGCTCACCGAACTCGGGTTCACGGCCACCGCCCTGTCCACGGGCACCTCCCCGTCCACCTCGACCGTCGCCCGTGCGGTGGCGGCGGCGCGGGAAGCGGACGCGGTGGTGGTCGGCACCTACAACGTCACGGCGAGCAGCACCCAGAAGACGCTGGTACGGGAGCTGCTGGCGACCGGGAAGCCGGTGGTGGCCGTGGCCGTCCGCAACCCCTACGACGTGGCCCACCTGCCCGACGTGCCCGCCTTCCTCGCCGCCTACTCGTGGACCGACGTCGAACTGCGCGCCGCCGCGCGGGTGATCGCGGGCCGGGCGGCACCGCGCGGCCGACTGCCGGTGCCGGTGATGCGGGCCGGTGATCCGGCGTCGGTGCTGTACCCGGTCGGGCACGGGCTGAGGTACCGGCGCTAG
- a CDS encoding esterase-like activity of phytase family protein, producing the protein MAVTGPAADPVVGFATTSPAGSTAELPAADSTAGSAPWSTVGPPTTGPLTGSPAGSATASPAGSAAAGFAAASPAGATVTGRAARFAAGPAAPGSRACSPAVSLTGFSDALDKTTYAGTFVGNLSALAPDRHGTLAALSDRSALFRLDARTLQPVGVLPLADESGAALDAEGLVADGGTYLVSSETEPSVRRYSGDGRILDRLPVPDTLRTAPDGRAQRNGTFEGLTLLPGGRTLVASMEYALAGDSPGLVRVQTWQRTPGRTFRPAAQYAYRADPGLGVPEITATPDGRLLVLERGFTAGVGNTVRLYLADPRHATDTSRIAYLTGQDGVRTVRKTLLADLAACPTLGATAKQPQPNPLLDNIEGMAVTGRTKGRLDVVLVSDDNQADTQTTRFYGLRVRV; encoded by the coding sequence TTGGCCGTCACGGGACCCGCCGCCGACCCCGTGGTCGGATTCGCCACCACGTCCCCCGCCGGGTCCACTGCTGAACTCCCTGCCGCCGACTCCACCGCCGGATCCGCCCCCTGGTCCACCGTCGGACCCCCCACCACCGGACCCCTCACCGGGTCCCCCGCCGGGTCCGCCACCGCGTCCCCCGCCGGTTCCGCTGCCGCCGGTTTTGCCGCCGCGTCCCCCGCCGGAGCCACCGTCACCGGGCGCGCCGCCCGATTCGCTGCCGGGCCCGCTGCCCCCGGCAGCCGGGCCTGTTCGCCGGCGGTCAGTCTCACCGGTTTCTCCGACGCCCTCGACAAGACGACGTACGCCGGCACCTTCGTCGGCAATCTCTCCGCTCTCGCCCCCGACCGCCACGGCACCCTCGCCGCCCTCTCCGACCGCTCGGCCCTGTTCCGCCTGGACGCGCGGACCCTGCAGCCGGTGGGCGTCCTGCCGCTCGCCGACGAGAGCGGCGCCGCCCTCGACGCCGAGGGCCTGGTGGCCGACGGCGGCACGTACCTCGTCTCCTCCGAGACAGAGCCGTCCGTGCGCCGGTACTCCGGTGACGGACGGATCCTCGACCGGCTGCCCGTGCCGGACACCCTGCGCACCGCCCCGGACGGGCGTGCCCAGCGCAACGGGACCTTCGAGGGACTGACCCTGCTGCCGGGCGGCCGGACGCTGGTCGCGTCGATGGAGTACGCGCTGGCCGGTGACAGCCCCGGACTGGTCCGCGTGCAGACCTGGCAGCGCACCCCGGGCAGGACGTTCCGGCCGGCAGCGCAGTACGCCTACCGGGCCGACCCCGGCCTCGGCGTCCCCGAGATCACCGCCACCCCCGACGGCCGGCTCCTCGTCCTGGAGCGCGGCTTCACCGCCGGTGTCGGCAACACCGTCCGCCTCTACCTCGCCGACCCCCGGCACGCCACGGACACGTCCCGGATCGCGTACCTGACCGGGCAGGACGGCGTACGGACGGTCCGCAAGACGCTCCTCGCCGACCTCGCCGCCTGCCCCACCCTCGGCGCCACCGCCAAGCAGCCCCAGCCCAACCCGCTGCTCGACAACATCGAGGGCATGGCCGTCACCGGCCGGACGAAGGGCCGCCTCGACGTGGTGCTGGTCAGCGACGACAACCAGGCCGACACGCAGACGACCCGGTTCTACGGCCTCCGGGTGCGGGTCTGA
- a CDS encoding EamA family transporter, with protein MRPSHLALAVLVAAVWGVNFTVIEVGLDHFPPLLFSALRFLVAALPAVFFVGRPKVAWKWIVAVGLALGVAKFGLVFVGMDAGMPAGLSSLVLQIQAVFTAVIAWAALGERPTGLRVTGMLIALAGIGVAAVDEGASGPLGAFALVVAAAACWGVSNVLTRKAAPPDALNFMVWVSTVPVLPLLGLSLLTEGPSRDLAALRALDWAGAGTVVFVAWVATVFGFGAWGWLLRRHPASTVAPFSLLVPVFGVSSAAVFLGESVSPLRWCAAALLVGGVVLTSVPARRLGRGRADRGAEGAGTAVPAVRPVPAAAEEYVR; from the coding sequence ATGCGACCGTCACACCTCGCCCTCGCCGTCCTCGTCGCCGCCGTCTGGGGCGTCAACTTCACCGTCATCGAGGTCGGCCTCGACCACTTCCCGCCACTGCTCTTCTCCGCGCTGCGCTTCCTCGTGGCGGCACTTCCCGCCGTCTTCTTCGTCGGGCGCCCCAAGGTGGCCTGGAAGTGGATCGTGGCGGTCGGACTGGCGCTCGGTGTCGCCAAGTTCGGACTGGTCTTCGTCGGGATGGACGCGGGCATGCCCGCCGGGCTGTCCTCCCTGGTGCTCCAGATCCAGGCGGTGTTCACCGCGGTCATCGCCTGGGCCGCGCTGGGCGAGCGCCCGACCGGCCTGCGCGTGACCGGCATGCTGATCGCCCTGGCCGGCATCGGCGTCGCGGCCGTCGACGAGGGCGCCTCCGGCCCGCTCGGCGCCTTCGCGCTGGTGGTCGCGGCGGCGGCCTGCTGGGGCGTGTCCAACGTGCTGACCCGCAAGGCCGCCCCGCCCGACGCCCTGAACTTCATGGTCTGGGTGAGCACCGTCCCCGTCCTGCCCCTGCTCGGCCTGTCCCTGCTGACCGAGGGCCCCTCCCGCGATCTCGCCGCGCTGCGCGCCCTGGACTGGGCGGGCGCCGGCACGGTCGTCTTCGTTGCCTGGGTGGCGACCGTCTTCGGCTTCGGCGCCTGGGGCTGGCTGCTGCGCCGTCACCCGGCGTCCACGGTCGCGCCCTTCTCGCTGCTGGTCCCCGTCTTCGGCGTGTCGTCGGCCGCCGTGTTCCTCGGCGAGTCGGTGAGCCCGCTGCGGTGGTGCGCGGCGGCGCTGCTGGTGGGCGGCGTGGTGCTGACGTCGGTGCCGGCGAGGCGATTGGGCCGGGGCCGCGCGGACCGCGGGGCGGAGGGCGCCGGGACGGCCGTACCAGCCGTACGGCCGGTCCCCGCGGCGGCCGAGGAGTACGTCCGGTGA